A region of Nostoc sp. 'Peltigera membranacea cyanobiont' N6 DNA encodes the following proteins:
- a CDS encoding FHA domain-containing protein — MYSASQTGEPTLELFHFQSNTSLQFPPNLSVICIGKPNEQKPPDIDISGLPDSDVASRVHAQIWVNGDEYHITDLGSSNGTYINGAKLQPQVFCPLHPGDRVSLGQGDKITFMFRVQQHSASATKNPTPNSAPTKITAPTTSKEEEEEEQVILASKLIGLGLILAGITFLSTSIYVSVYLRSTPGILLCMGGVVALNWGGRDNRKLGWVLIGIGIALFIASGVVIGSVSLFSMLVSFAGISCGYQLFTTGKVFNFNPLTLQIVKK; from the coding sequence ATGTACAGTGCATCTCAAACAGGCGAACCAACTTTGGAACTTTTTCACTTCCAAAGCAACACATCTTTGCAATTTCCGCCAAATCTTTCTGTAATTTGCATCGGGAAGCCAAACGAGCAAAAACCCCCAGATATTGATATTTCTGGCTTACCAGATTCGGATGTGGCATCTCGCGTTCACGCCCAAATTTGGGTAAATGGGGATGAATACCATATCACCGATTTGGGTAGTTCTAATGGTACATACATTAACGGCGCGAAACTTCAACCCCAAGTTTTTTGTCCACTCCATCCAGGAGACAGAGTTTCCCTTGGGCAGGGAGACAAAATAACTTTCATGTTTAGAGTGCAGCAGCACTCTGCATCTGCTACAAAAAATCCTACCCCAAACTCCGCGCCAACAAAAATTACAGCACCTACCACCAGTAAAGAAGAGGAAGAGGAAGAGCAAGTAATCCTTGCCAGTAAGCTTATTGGTTTAGGACTAATCCTCGCTGGCATTACATTTTTAAGTACAAGCATTTATGTAAGCGTTTACTTACGCAGCACACCTGGGATTTTGCTGTGTATGGGAGGTGTAGTAGCTCTAAATTGGGGTGGGCGCGATAATCGCAAACTCGGATGGGTGTTGATTGGCATCGGAATTGCTCTTTTCATCGCCAGTGGTGTTGTCATCGGCTCTGTGTCTCTTTTTTCGATGCTGGTGTCATTCGCTGGCATTTCCTGTGGATATCAGTTGTTTACAACCGGAAAGGTGTTCAACTTCAATCCGCTTACACTCCAAATAGTTAAAAAGTAA
- the ycf46 gene encoding stress-responsive protein Ycf46 encodes MKEELNILIQAQYPLIYLVTSEEERAEQAVSTIAQLLKPQRRVFIWTVTHGIVEYGQPRNVTQHNTVSPEAAIEWIIRQKEPSIFILKDLHPFIDAPATNRSLRDAIASFKGTQKNIILMSPMQQVPIELEKEVVVIDFTLPDMAELNKVLTQHVDQNRGRRLTTEAREKLLRAALGLTKDEAEKVYRKAQVTTGRLTEDEVDIVLSEKKQLIRRNGILEYIEEDETIDAVGGLEELKRWLKQRSNAFTERAREYGLPQPKGMLILGVPGCGKSLIAKTTSRLWGLPLLRLDMGRVYDGSMVGRSEANLRNALKTAESISPAILFIDELDKSFAGSGGSSDSDGGTSSRIFGSFLTWMQDKKSPVFVMATANRVERLPGEFLRKGRFDEIFFVDLPTPEERQHIFNIHLTKRREDISRFDLEQLAKMSDGFSGAEVEQAIVAAMYEAFAQDREFTQLDIIAALKATLPLSRTMQEQVTALRDWARQRARPAASSVAEYQRMEF; translated from the coding sequence ATGAAAGAAGAGCTCAATATCCTAATTCAAGCTCAATACCCTTTAATCTACCTTGTGACCTCCGAGGAAGAGCGGGCCGAGCAAGCCGTTTCCACAATCGCCCAGTTGTTAAAGCCCCAGCGCCGAGTATTTATTTGGACAGTAACACACGGGATTGTGGAGTATGGTCAACCCCGGAATGTTACCCAACATAATACCGTGTCTCCAGAGGCGGCCATTGAGTGGATCATCCGGCAGAAAGAGCCAAGTATATTTATTCTTAAAGATTTACACCCCTTTATTGATGCGCCAGCAACAAACAGATCGTTACGAGATGCGATCGCTAGCTTTAAAGGTACGCAAAAGAACATTATTTTGATGTCTCCCATGCAACAAGTACCTATAGAGTTAGAAAAAGAAGTTGTTGTTATAGATTTTACGCTGCCAGATATGGCAGAGTTGAATAAAGTACTGACTCAGCACGTAGACCAAAATCGTGGTCGGCGGTTGACAACAGAGGCTAGAGAAAAGCTTCTCAGAGCAGCTTTAGGTCTAACTAAAGATGAAGCTGAGAAAGTCTACCGAAAGGCGCAGGTAACTACAGGGCGTTTGACGGAAGATGAAGTAGATATAGTTTTATCTGAGAAAAAGCAACTAATTCGGCGCAATGGCATCTTAGAATACATCGAAGAAGATGAAACCATTGATGCAGTAGGTGGCTTAGAAGAGTTAAAAAGATGGCTCAAGCAACGCTCTAACGCTTTCACAGAAAGAGCGAGAGAGTATGGTTTGCCTCAACCAAAGGGGATGTTAATTCTCGGAGTTCCCGGTTGCGGTAAGTCATTAATAGCCAAAACTACTTCCCGACTGTGGGGTTTACCCCTGCTGCGGTTAGATATGGGGCGAGTTTACGACGGCTCAATGGTGGGACGAAGTGAAGCAAATCTGCGGAACGCCCTGAAAACAGCAGAATCCATTTCCCCAGCGATTTTGTTTATCGATGAATTAGATAAATCCTTTGCTGGTAGTGGAGGTTCTTCTGATTCTGATGGTGGGACTTCAAGCAGAATCTTCGGCTCTTTCCTCACATGGATGCAAGATAAGAAATCACCAGTGTTCGTGATGGCAACCGCCAACCGAGTAGAACGCTTACCTGGCGAGTTCTTGAGGAAAGGACGCTTTGATGAAATTTTCTTTGTCGATCTGCCAACACCGGAAGAACGGCAACACATTTTTAATATTCATCTGACCAAACGCCGTGAAGACATCTCTCGATTCGATCTTGAGCAACTAGCTAAGATGTCTGATGGCTTTTCTGGGGCAGAAGTTGAGCAAGCGATCGTTGCGGCAATGTATGAAGCTTTTGCCCAAGATCGGGAGTTCACCCAACTAGATATTATTGCTGCACTGAAGGCAACATTGCCGCTGTCTCGAACGATGCAAGAACAAGTAACGGCTCTGAGAGATTGGGCCAGACAGCGCGCACGCCCCGCAGCATCCTCCGTAGCTGAATATCAGCGAATGGAGTTTTAA
- a CDS encoding DUF1257 domain-containing protein: MSHFSTLRTKITDAEILKASLRDLGISVKTEADVRGYNGQRVRSDIVAMLDGEYDLGWSRNSDGSFDLIADLWGVAKKHNQTELINSINQKYAVNKTLAEVKQRGLQNANVKLVLQ, from the coding sequence ATGTCTCACTTTAGCACCCTGCGTACCAAAATCACCGATGCCGAAATCCTCAAAGCTTCTTTGCGCGACCTCGGTATCAGCGTAAAGACTGAAGCTGATGTCCGTGGTTATAACGGTCAGCGTGTCCGTTCTGACATCGTTGCTATGTTGGATGGCGAATATGACCTCGGCTGGTCTCGCAACAGTGATGGTTCTTTTGACCTAATCGCTGACTTGTGGGGAGTTGCTAAGAAGCACAACCAAACCGAGTTGATCAACTCAATCAACCAAAAGTATGCTGTTAACAAAACTTTGGCTGAAGTAAAACAGCGCGGTTTGCAAAACGCCAATGTGAAATTGGTATTGCAATAA